The genomic interval TAATATGGAATGTCACGTTCTTTATTTTCAAAATTAAAATATTCAACCATCATATCACTTAAATTAAAATACTTACTAGTATTTTGCATTGAAGTTATATTTTAATTTTACATTGTTCACGGATTTTCAATAACTTTATTTATCAAGATAACATAATATTAATCACTCTTAAATGGGGGTAGTATTTTGAATAAAAAAATTATAGGTGTATTATTAGTTTTAATAGCTGCTGTTGCTTTTGGTTCAGTTGTTTATGCTGCTGAAACTGTAACTATTGGAGGATTTGATTTTAATGTTCCGGACGGTTTTACAGAAGATAAAAGTCATGAAATCGTAAACATGGAAAAAGAGCAAGGTGGAATCAAATACATTAACAATGGTAAATTATTTGAAAATGACAAAGGGGATGTTGTAAATATTCTTGTTGCAAAATATGATGGTCATAAAGTAACCAATAAAATTGCAAAGGGTATTGCTGATGAACCTAAAACAATTGGTGGTGTAGATGGTTACATAGTACATAATGGTACTTTTACATCATTTGATTATGCAAAAGAAGGTAAATTAGTAGTAATTACTACCAATAATGAAGATGCAATTGAAGGATTTATTATAGAATAATATTTTATTCTATTTTTCTTTTTTTTAAAACTAATATGCATATTTTTATCAAATAGTGAGGTGATTATTTGAATAAAAAAATAATTATTGCAGCTATTATTGTTGTTATTATAGCTGTTGTGGCAGGTTTTATGCTTACATCATCAAATAGTCAGGACAATAGTAAAATAACCATTATGGGTAATGGATCCATTCATGAAAATGGCACTATTGGAATTAAATTGACAAATGGTGAAAACACAGCTTTAAAAAATAAAACTGTCCATGTTTGCGTTAAAGACTCAGAAGGTAAAATCGTAGTTGATAAAACTGCTAAAACATATGTTAATGGTGTTGTTGGAGTTAGATTGACAAATGTGAGTGCTGGAGAATATGATGTTAATGTAACATTTGAAGGTGATGAAAATTACACTTCAAGTAGTGTATCTCAAAAATTAAAAATCATTGCAGGAGAAAGTGATGATGATCCAACATATCCTGTCGACGAGGATACGGTAACCACTACTGCTGATGCAAGTAGTACTCAGTCAAGTCAATCCTCATCTCAAAGCCAATCTTACACACCAAGTAGAAGTAATGATTATGGTGGTAGTAGTAGCAGTGATGATGATGGTGGTTTGGATGCTGACTATGATGAAAATGGTAATGAAATGTTGCCTACAGTAGATGAAGAAGGAAATGAAGTTTCAAATTAAACTTCATTTATTTTCTTTTTTAAACAATAATCTGTATCCATACTATTAAATGAGGGATATTATGAGTTTCAATAAAAAAACAATAATAATATTTTTAATTTTAATTAGTGCTTTCTTAATCATTGGAAGCGTTTGTGCAGAAAATTTAAAGGATTTTAAAGCAACAAAAATGCTTAAAAAATTAACCAAACAAAAAACACTAACTGTTAAAATTTATAACTTTAAACCTGGTGTTTTATGGGCTCCAAAAGCAATAAAACTTAAAAACGGCGACGCAATTGCAGGCTATGTTGAATATAAAGGAAACATGCAATTTGAAAAAGGTACTGGGATAACTTCCTGGTATATCGGATCTGGTCTTGATGGAGACATAGAACCACACCACACAAAACTTATTAAAGCAAAATTCTTCTTTAAAAACAAAAAAGGAAAAGTAAAAACAAAAACAGTTAAAGGAAATGGTGGTGGACATATTTCTACTTCACTAATAAAAGGGTATGTACCATATAAAGCTAAGGTTTCTTATAAAACATATTAAAGTGATGAACTTTGCTGTATGGTGAATAATATTATAATTGCTTTCTGTTGGTGTGTTATAAGTGTATAATATTATACGTTATTCATATCTTATAGGGGGTTATAGAAAAAAATTAATAATATGTTCAATCTTAAGTAAAGAAGATTTTATTTTAATATCTTATATTTTAAGGTTATAGTTTGATTTTCTATTATTCATAATATAACTCTTATATTACTATTTTTCATTATCTTTACAATTTAATTGGATTATCCAAATAATGTGTTATTTTATTCTGATTTTTCAGCGTCTAGCGAGGAATAACAATATTGCAATTACTAATAATAAAATAAATAATATTGCTCTTAAATCCATTTTATCACTTTATATGTCTCTTCTTAAATTTTATTATAAATGTATA from Methanobrevibacter gottschalkii DSM 11977 carries:
- a CDS encoding type IV pilin, whose translation is MNKKIIIAAIIVVIIAVVAGFMLTSSNSQDNSKITIMGNGSIHENGTIGIKLTNGENTALKNKTVHVCVKDSEGKIVVDKTAKTYVNGVVGVRLTNVSAGEYDVNVTFEGDENYTSSSVSQKLKIIAGESDDDPTYPVDEDTVTTTADASSTQSSQSSSQSQSYTPSRSNDYGGSSSSDDDGGLDADYDENGNEMLPTVDEEGNEVSN